The Paenibacillus swuensis genome contains the following window.
CTAGTAGAGTTGGATTGCGGGAGAATAGAGTGAGGTTTCCCTCAACATTACAAATCTTGCGACAACCGAATCATATCTCGGCAATGGATGCCGTTCTCGTAAATGACCTCAGGATAATGTCTGACAAAAAAGTCTCTATCCACGCCAACGATTCTGAACCCGCATTTTTGATACAGATATAGTTGCCCCACACTGGAGTTACCGGTTCCGACTTCGATAGTTTTGTATCCACTTACCTTCGCGGTTTTAATGGCGTGTAACACCAGTTGCTTCCCAATTCCTTGCCCGTGCCTGGATTCCATGACCGCAATGTTGACAAGTTCAACCGTTTCCGGCCGAGTCGGAAGTAACACATACACCCCGATAATTTCATGATTTAGTTCAGCAACATAACATTCACCCCGCCGCAAATAAGTCTTCACAACCTCCTCGGAAGGGTGCCCTCATTTGGCACCTTTCAATATCTAACGAATGCTCATAGCACTATTCTAGGTAATTCGGCTACTCTCGGCAACATTTGGATGCAATAGTGATACTGCGATTCGTTAGAATTCACTAAACCCTCTTATTGGCCTTCTAAGGCTGTGAGGATTCGTTAGTAGTCAAAATGATGTAATCTATTAGTCAACACACAATAGGTGGCAGTACTTTTTTAGTTGTAATGAAACAAAATAGCATCCGCACTCGTTAGTACTGTAACGCTAGGGGGAGATGCACATGAAATTCAAGCTAGGACTACTATTGCTACTGAACTTACTGCTGCTAACAGGTTGTTTCACGGGGGAAAGTGGGCTATCCATCTCCAAAGAGAATCTAACCTTGGATAAAGTAACGAATGCCCTCAATGCAGAAGGTATTGAAATGGTCCCCGAGGATATCGAGAAAGACTGGAAATTACATCGTATTAAACCACACAGATTTTCTGTGACTCAACCGACCGAAAAAACAATAAACAAAGAGTATATCTCCGTTTACATCTATCGTTCTGAACAAGCCCGTATAAAAGGACTTCAGGATCTTAATCACCAAAAGCAAAAATATGATATGCAAATACCCCTCATTTACGAGCACAAAAATGTGCTCATCCTCTACTGGCATCACCAGAACGTAGACGATGCAGAGAACGCCAAGTTTAATGTTCAAATTAAACATGCCCTCCAAGGACTTTGACCTATACGGATGCCCTAGTCCTTGGAGATCAACTTGACCTTGGCGGCATCTGACATTTCCCCATCGTCCGCGCTAACGAATCCGTATATCACTATTTGTTCCTAATTGGCACTTTTCGAAATCTAACGAATGCTCATAGCACTATTCTAGGCAAAATGGCCATTATCGGCAACATCTGGGTGCGATAGTGATACTGCGATTCGTTAGAATTCGCTAAACCCTCTTATTGGCCTTGTAACGCTGTGAGAATTCGTTAGAATCCCCAGGTTACCGAATGTCCAGCAAAGTTACTTGAAGTCATCGCTCCACTGGAAGCTCACAGATGTTAATGCCACTGGGGCTTTTCTCCCCCGCACGCCCAGCCCGCCCAGCGAATATACTGCCCTTATGAACCCAGACGGAGGTCCCGCTATGAGTCCGTTCAATGAGAATAACCCCTTGCAGCCTTGGGCGCATTTTGAGCAGATGTTCGGGATGAAGCTTCCCCGCTTGCCCGGCGGCACGGAGCCTGAGGCGATTGAAGCCTATGTGAATGAGGTCATCGACCGCTCCCTGCCCTTGACTGCACCTGTGTATCCCAGAGCGCTGCGGGCCGAAACCTTCGAAACGCATAACAGCGTGATTGTGAAGATTCGTATTCCGCCCAAAATAAAACTGAGAAACCTGCGTGTGCTAATCCATCCCGGGCATATCAAGGTGGAAGGTCTTCATCGTTCAAGGCCTCAAATCATCAAGCTGCCCACACTCGTGAACAAAAAGCGCAGCAAAGCGGTCTACCGCGACGGCATCCTGCAAATTCAAATCCGAAAGCATACGGCGAACGGCGGAGGATATCACGAAGTTTATATTCGTTAAAGTCACATGTTCTGGGCGTATGCCATACCATATAACAAACACGGTTAAAAAGAGGGTGTGACCGCATGCCGAATGTATTCAACATCTTCAATATTAAGATCAACAACGTCTCCAGCAACGGTTCGGTCAACATGGGGAACACGATTCTGCGGGGCAACTCGGCGGATTCGAAGGAAGTGGGCGGCAACAGCGTCATCGGCGACGCCAGCCCGGCCTATCAGGTGGACCGTAACGTCGTAAGCGACCCGGATCTGATTGACCAACCTACGAGCTCCTTGTGACCCTGGAAAGGAACCCGAACATGAATATATCGATCCTGAATATCAAGATTACATCGATTAGCAATGTAGGATCTTTCAATATTGGCAAAACCATCATTTCGCGCAATCAAAATACATCCGTCTCCACCGGCGAAAATGCGGATGGAGGAGACGGAGCTACAGATGAACCCGGTACGGTTCCCCCGAAGCCGACAATAGCCGGTGCTGGCGCATCCGGCGCAGGAGCTGGTGCTGGTGCTGGAGCTGGGGCAGGCGCAGGAGCTGGCTCCGGTGTAGGCTCCGAGCCGTCCGGGGCAGGCACGGGCTCTTAGCCAATGAAGCCGACGTTACTGGCTAAGCGATGGTGATGAGCTGCAATTTAGCAGAAGTGAGGTGAGTGCGAATGAACCCCTTTTATCCCAAATTTTACTCCTATCCTCAAGCGAATTACCATCCATACTACAACACCTATCCGACTTCTCATCCCAATAACAGTACGCAGAGTAACACCCAGCCGTATTCTAATCCCCAAAACAACCCGTATCTAGTCATGTTGGAACAGCGGATTCGGCAGTTGGAGGCGAAGCAGCAGTTTTTGGAACAAGAACAGGCCGTGTTGAAAGAGCAGCTGCAGTCGATCAAGCCCATACACATTGAGAACATCAATTACAAAATCCAGGAGCTTACCGTAAGCGAGCTTAGCGGCACCTTGAATATCGGCATGACCGCGCTGACCGACCATGAGCAATTGCAGAAATGGTTGTCGGAATCGTCGGAATCGGGCGAGCCCGTGAACATCCAAGGGTTGGACAGTTCGCAATCAGCGGAGGAAGACCCTAATTAAATCATAACAGGTGAGAACATGAGTGCGGAACGTTGTTACCGATGCGGGCATAGACCGAAAGAGAAGGAGAAATTCTGTACCGCTTGCGGCGCCCCCCTGCTTAATCGATGCTCCAGTGACGGCGGACCGCTAGGTGATCCGTGTAACAAAGTGAATGCGGATTCGGCGGTTTTTTGCGCGCATTGCGGGTCCTATACTAACTACTACAAGATCGGCATGCTCCACTCCCTGTATGGCGAAAACAAGCGCGAGGAGCGGCATGATCCGGAGTTTCGACATTTTGAACATAAATTCTTTAGAGACTGATTCGCTTAAATTTCGTGCAAAAGGGGTAAAGTATCTTATTCTGAGCATTCTATGAAGAAGTTTGCTTTTCGAGAGGAGCTAGAATAAGATGACGCAAAGTGACAATACGGTTAAACAATCGGTGAAAAAGGTGGCCTTTCTGCTGGCCGACGGGTTTGAGGACTCCGAGATGAAAAACCCTTATGACGCAATCGTGAAGAACGGCAATGACGCCGTCATTATTTCGCTGAAAGCCGGGGATGAGCTCAAAGGCAAGAAAGGCACAATCCAATATACGTCTCATCTGGCGGCATCCGAGGCGCGAGCTGAAGATTATGCGGCTGTTATTATCCCGGGAGGCAAATCGCCTTCGCATTTGCGGGAGGATAAAGACATTCAGGCTTTCGTTCAGGCGGCTGACAAAGCGGGGCTTCCCATCTCGGCGATCTGCCACGGACCGCAAGTGTTGGCGTCTGCAGGATTGCTGCAAGGCCGCACGTTGACGGGATACGCCGCAATTGCGGATGAGATCAAGCAAGCGGGCGGCAACTATGTCGACAAGGAAGTGGTCGTGGATCGCAATCTTGTGACTTCACGCACACCGGAGGATGAGCCTGCATTTATTGAAGAGACGATCAATAAATTAGGTGTTAGCGCCTATTAGAATTTATGAATACAATAAAGAACCCGCTCATGAAGCGGGTTTTTTCTGTTTATGGAGTTATATGTTATCCAATAACAGTTAGAAAACCTTACCAAAGACAGATTTGAACCTACTCCTCTAAAATGGTTAAATGACTGTACTAAGGGGTTTTGTAAAAGTGAGTTCGATTTCATATGAGAAAGCAATTAAATTGTTAACGTATTTTGAAAAGCGAGAAGATTTATGGGCAATAGGTCCGTGCTCTCTAGAATTAATTGAAGCTGCACAGAAAGCATTGGGATTGAGCATATCGGGTTGTTATCTCGAATTTGTCCTCGAATATGGTGCATTATCATTTGGTTCTGAAGAAATAAGTGGAATAGTTAACGACGATTTTAAATTAACTGATGACTTTACGAATTCTTTTCAAACAGACGCAGTTAGTCAAACACTTGATCTGAGAAAAACAGGGCTGCCCCATCATTTATTTATGATTTATAACACAACATGGGGAGAAATATTCTGTCTGGATTACAGCAATATAGATGCATTTTCAAAAGAGCCTACCGTTGTTACCTATTATCTTGGCTTTGACCATGAGGCACAGAATTATGAAATTATTGCTAGAAATTTTGGAGATTTCTTGTTGGATCGTGTGACCGAAGCCATCTGTGTTAATGAGTGTGATGAAGATTGAGGAAGAAATAAAAAAGAAACTTGGGTTCATTTCTAAACCCAAGTCTTCCTCTGATGCACATTTATTAATTGCCTATCGCGGATACTTTCAAGCTTTTGATTAACCCCGGTAATTGTTCGGTAGTAAACTCCCCATATGCGCGATTGATGGCGGCTTCGAGAAGTGTCTCCTTCGCTTGGTCAAATGTCTGTACATTTCGCGCCGATACCTTCATGAGATGGTAACCGAACTCAGTTTCCACAGGTTCGCTGATCGTTCCGATAGGTAATGTCACAGATGCGTTCTTGAATGCTTCAACATAATTGGCCGCCAATTGGTTTTCATACGTACCTCCGCTGTCCTTGGAGCCGGGATCATCGGAGTATTCTTTGGCTAGTATCGCGAAGTCTCCGCCGTTCATCAGTTTCTGCCGCACTTCGTTCGCACGGGCCAGGGCATCTTCTTTCTTGCGCAGCTCCTGGCCAGTTGAAGCGTCTTTCAGTCCGATTAGAATATGGCTGACCGTCACAACGGTGTAGTCTGCAGGCTTCGCCAGCAATGCGGCGTTAAATTCGGCTCGCAGCTTCGCATCGGTAATCGACTTCCGCAACACACCCTGTGCTTCAATCTGCATAGTGATATATCGGGCTATGTCCGCTTCAACTAGTCCGTCTTTTTTCAATATGTCCGCAAGCGCCCCGACGAGTTGTGGTTTCATCTGAACCATTCGGGCAGCACTGTCGGTCTTGGCTTTATTTTTCACTTCGGCATCGGCCTTGGAAGCAAGTACTTTTAATGTGATGTATTCTTTCAGCGTTTTTTCCAAAAAGTCAGTGTTCGTCAAGGGTATTTCCGAGGACATAAACAAGCTTGTCACATTGAGAAATTTGAGGATTTCCCCTTTCGTCACCTGTCCGCCCGTATACACCGCTACCACTTCGTTCAACCCGTTGTCGCCAATGCGAATCGTGTTCGTTTTGCCATCCCAAATAACCGGCTTGCCCATAATCTTCCCGACCGTGCTCAGTTGAGCGTAGGTTCGTCCTTCGTGAATGAGTATATTCCCCGGCGCTTGGACTTCGGTTCCGTTATAGATCATTTTCACTTGTTTCGTCAGGGCCTCGACCATACCGTTACCCGCATACGCGGCCGTTCCCGTCAACAATGTTCCCGCTAACGCGCCAATCAGCAAGCCTTTATATTTATCGTTCATCATACAACTCCTTGCGGTTTAATAAGTACAACGTACTTATTCCACTTTTTTGCGCCGAATCCTTGTGTGATCAACACAAAAAACCGAAAGACGGACACCCGTTTAACAGTGTCGATCTTTCGGGTTCAGGGAACTCTATTCCGGTTTACGCGTGAACGTCGCCGGACAGGTAATCATAGCTTTCTTCGTAAGGCATATATTCGCCATCCTCGCGGCTCTGCAAGGTGTTGTCACTGTCGCCGCTGATATAATCTTCGCCTAAATCCTCGTTCACGATATGCGCCGGTATCACAATCTGATTCTCGTCCTCATCTTCGTCCGGCAGCCTTTGATCCGCTGAATGCACATAGGGTGCGATGCCGTGCAGATTGTAAGCCGCGTCGTTCACACCGGCATCCGTGAGCCCGTTCGATTGTTCGACGAGTCTGCCGCCGTAAGCTTGCGTAATCTGTAGGGCGGAAGCGAGGTCGTCTTCATGTAAATGCAAATGCAGCGAAGGCGTCTGGGCACCCTCATGGAAAACCGCGGAGTAGTCCAATTCCGTCAGCGTGTCATACGCCTTGTGAGCGGACAATTCATCAGCAAATTCAAACATAATCGCGTTGTAATGCACAGGCTGCATCTCCCTCGTTGTCAATTTAAACCAACTTGTAACGATGCTAGGATGTCCATGGGCTCTGCAAATTATGCATGCTTGCCGCATGCTCAATTCCGCCGCTTAAACCCGCCCGCTCACACGTTCAGGACGGGAATCGCCAAGGAACAGCTTCATCATCGGCGGCGTTACGATGGTGGTGACAAG
Protein-coding sequences here:
- a CDS encoding GNAT family N-acetyltransferase; protein product: MKTYLRRGECYVAELNHEIIGVYVLLPTRPETVELVNIAVMESRHGQGIGKQLVLHAIKTAKVSGYKTIEVGTGNSSVGQLYLYQKCGFRIVGVDRDFFVRHYPEVIYENGIHCRDMIRLSQDL
- a CDS encoding Hsp20/alpha crystallin family protein, whose translation is MSPFNENNPLQPWAHFEQMFGMKLPRLPGGTEPEAIEAYVNEVIDRSLPLTAPVYPRALRAETFETHNSVIVKIRIPPKIKLRNLRVLIHPGHIKVEGLHRSRPQIIKLPTLVNKKRSKAVYRDGILQIQIRKHTANGGGYHEVYIR
- a CDS encoding spore germination protein — protein: MPNVFNIFNIKINNVSSNGSVNMGNTILRGNSADSKEVGGNSVIGDASPAYQVDRNVVSDPDLIDQPTSSL
- the gerPC gene encoding spore germination protein GerPC; translation: MNPFYPKFYSYPQANYHPYYNTYPTSHPNNSTQSNTQPYSNPQNNPYLVMLEQRIRQLEAKQQFLEQEQAVLKEQLQSIKPIHIENINYKIQELTVSELSGTLNIGMTALTDHEQLQKWLSESSESGEPVNIQGLDSSQSAEEDPN
- a CDS encoding type 1 glutamine amidotransferase domain-containing protein encodes the protein MKKVAFLLADGFEDSEMKNPYDAIVKNGNDAVIISLKAGDELKGKKGTIQYTSHLAASEARAEDYAAVIIPGGKSPSHLREDKDIQAFVQAADKAGLPISAICHGPQVLASAGLLQGRTLTGYAAIADEIKQAGGNYVDKEVVVDRNLVTSRTPEDEPAFIEETINKLGVSAY
- a CDS encoding SMI1/KNR4 family protein, translated to MSSISYEKAIKLLTYFEKREDLWAIGPCSLELIEAAQKALGLSISGCYLEFVLEYGALSFGSEEISGIVNDDFKLTDDFTNSFQTDAVSQTLDLRKTGLPHHLFMIYNTTWGEIFCLDYSNIDAFSKEPTVVTYYLGFDHEAQNYEIIARNFGDFLLDRVTEAICVNECDED
- a CDS encoding peptidylprolyl isomerase, which encodes MNDKYKGLLIGALAGTLLTGTAAYAGNGMVEALTKQVKMIYNGTEVQAPGNILIHEGRTYAQLSTVGKIMGKPVIWDGKTNTIRIGDNGLNEVVAVYTGGQVTKGEILKFLNVTSLFMSSEIPLTNTDFLEKTLKEYITLKVLASKADAEVKNKAKTDSAARMVQMKPQLVGALADILKKDGLVEADIARYITMQIEAQGVLRKSITDAKLRAEFNAALLAKPADYTVVTVSHILIGLKDASTGQELRKKEDALARANEVRQKLMNGGDFAILAKEYSDDPGSKDSGGTYENQLAANYVEAFKNASVTLPIGTISEPVETEFGYHLMKVSARNVQTFDQAKETLLEAAINRAYGEFTTEQLPGLIKSLKVSAIGN